From one Burkholderia pyrrocinia genomic stretch:
- the mgtA gene encoding magnesium-translocating P-type ATPase, translated as MTRHNTSQKKQRGFIKAGASQQNEPRTMRAAQEAARPLEDTLKSLHTSTRGLTYDQAADRLQHYGPNEIAHDKPPHWTRQLLMSFHNPFVYVLLVLAAISFCTDVWFAAPDDRDYVGMTILLTMVTISALLRFVQEFRSLRAAEKLKAMVRTTATVQRAVTDTAEPSRREVPMREVVAGDIVHLSAGDMIPADVRLLASRDLFISQAVLTGEALPVEKYDTLGAVAGKSASTGTAGATTDASTSLLDLENVCFMGTNVVSGTATAVVVATGEDTYFGSLARNVVSHKRIETSFDRGVSSVSWLLIKFMFVMVPIVFMINGLTKGDWLSALTFALAVAVGLTPEMLPMIVSANLARGAIAMARRKVVVKRLNSVQNFGAMDVLCTDKTGTLTQDKIILEHHLDLSGHKNEEILRLGWLNSFHQSGQKNLIDIAVVARADEIGERAKPQGYKKIDELPFDFVRRRLSVVVEDTRGTHLLVCKGAVEEMLAVSTHVQDEDGVRPLDFVARKRLLEQANAYNEDGFRVLVLATRTIPRGDEREQYRTADERDLVVRGFLTFLDPPKESAAPALAALRENGVAVKVLTGDNPTVTMKVCRQVGLEPGKPILGAEIEALDDATLAQVVERTTVFAKLTPLQKARIVKALQANGHTVGFLGDGINDAPALRDADVGISVDSGADIAKETADIILLEKSLMVLEEGVIKGRETFGNILKYLNMTASSNFGNVFSVLVASAFLPWEPMLATQLLVLNLIYDTSQMLLPWDKMDPEFLKKPRKWEAGNISRFMLWIGPTSSVFDITTYVLMWTVFGAGAMYHLNGGTGGQIVMNSGWFIESLVSQTLVVHLLRTQKIPFLQSTAALPVLLSTFTAIAIGCWLPFSPFADALGFMHLPGTFWLWLAATMVGYILLAQIVKTIYVRRYKQWF; from the coding sequence ATGACACGACACAACACATCGCAAAAGAAGCAACGCGGCTTCATCAAGGCCGGCGCCAGCCAGCAGAACGAGCCGCGCACCATGCGCGCCGCGCAGGAAGCGGCCCGCCCGCTCGAGGACACGCTGAAGTCGCTGCACACCAGCACGCGCGGCCTCACCTACGACCAGGCCGCCGACCGCCTGCAGCACTACGGCCCGAACGAGATCGCGCACGACAAGCCGCCGCACTGGACCCGCCAGTTGCTGATGTCATTCCACAACCCGTTCGTCTACGTGCTGCTGGTGCTGGCCGCCATCAGCTTCTGCACCGACGTCTGGTTCGCGGCGCCCGACGATCGCGACTATGTCGGCATGACGATCCTGCTGACGATGGTCACGATCAGCGCGCTGCTGCGCTTCGTGCAGGAGTTCCGTTCGCTGCGCGCAGCCGAGAAGCTCAAGGCGATGGTCCGCACGACGGCCACCGTGCAGCGCGCGGTGACCGACACGGCCGAGCCGTCACGCCGCGAGGTGCCGATGCGCGAAGTCGTGGCCGGCGACATCGTGCACCTGTCGGCCGGCGACATGATCCCGGCGGACGTGCGCCTGCTCGCGTCGCGCGACCTGTTCATCAGCCAGGCCGTGCTGACCGGCGAGGCGCTGCCCGTCGAGAAATACGACACGCTCGGCGCGGTGGCCGGCAAATCCGCGAGCACGGGCACGGCCGGCGCGACGACCGATGCGTCGACTTCGCTGCTCGATCTCGAGAACGTCTGCTTCATGGGCACCAACGTCGTCAGCGGCACGGCGACGGCCGTCGTCGTCGCGACCGGCGAAGACACGTACTTCGGTTCGCTCGCACGCAACGTCGTGAGCCACAAGCGCATCGAGACGAGCTTCGATCGCGGCGTCTCGAGCGTGAGCTGGCTGCTGATCAAGTTCATGTTCGTGATGGTGCCGATCGTGTTCATGATCAACGGCCTGACCAAGGGCGACTGGCTCAGCGCACTCACGTTCGCACTCGCGGTGGCCGTGGGTCTCACGCCCGAGATGCTGCCGATGATCGTCAGCGCGAACCTCGCGCGCGGCGCGATCGCGATGGCGCGCCGCAAGGTCGTCGTCAAGCGGCTGAACTCGGTGCAGAACTTCGGCGCGATGGACGTGCTGTGCACCGACAAGACCGGCACGCTCACGCAGGACAAGATCATCCTCGAACACCACCTCGACCTGTCCGGTCACAAGAACGAGGAAATCCTGCGGCTCGGCTGGCTGAACAGCTTCCACCAGAGCGGCCAGAAAAACCTGATCGACATCGCGGTCGTCGCACGCGCCGATGAAATCGGCGAACGCGCGAAGCCGCAGGGCTACAAGAAGATCGACGAGCTGCCGTTCGACTTCGTGCGGCGCCGCCTGTCGGTCGTCGTCGAGGATACGCGCGGCACGCACCTGCTGGTCTGCAAGGGCGCGGTCGAGGAAATGCTGGCCGTCTCCACGCATGTGCAGGATGAGGACGGCGTGCGCCCGCTCGACTTTGTCGCGCGCAAGCGCCTGCTCGAACAGGCCAACGCATACAACGAGGACGGCTTCCGCGTGCTCGTGCTCGCGACGCGCACGATCCCGCGCGGCGACGAACGCGAGCAGTACCGCACCGCGGACGAACGCGACCTCGTCGTGCGCGGCTTCCTCACCTTCCTCGATCCGCCGAAGGAGTCGGCCGCGCCGGCACTCGCCGCGCTGCGCGAGAACGGTGTCGCGGTGAAGGTGCTGACGGGCGACAACCCGACCGTCACGATGAAGGTGTGCCGCCAGGTCGGCCTCGAACCCGGCAAGCCGATCCTCGGCGCGGAAATCGAAGCGCTCGACGACGCAACGCTTGCGCAGGTGGTCGAACGCACGACCGTGTTCGCGAAGCTCACGCCGCTGCAGAAGGCGCGCATCGTCAAGGCGCTGCAGGCGAACGGCCACACGGTCGGCTTCCTCGGCGACGGCATCAACGATGCGCCCGCGCTGCGCGACGCCGACGTCGGCATCTCGGTCGACAGCGGCGCCGACATCGCGAAGGAAACCGCCGACATCATCCTGCTCGAAAAGAGCCTGATGGTGCTCGAGGAAGGTGTGATCAAGGGCCGCGAGACGTTCGGCAACATCCTGAAGTACCTGAACATGACCGCGAGCTCGAACTTCGGCAACGTGTTCTCGGTGCTCGTCGCCAGCGCGTTCCTGCCGTGGGAGCCGATGCTCGCGACGCAACTGCTCGTGCTGAACCTGATCTACGACACGTCGCAGATGCTGCTGCCGTGGGACAAGATGGATCCCGAGTTCCTGAAGAAGCCGCGCAAGTGGGAAGCCGGCAACATCAGCCGCTTCATGCTGTGGATCGGGCCCACGTCGTCGGTGTTCGACATCACGACGTACGTGCTGATGTGGACCGTGTTCGGCGCGGGCGCGATGTATCACCTGAACGGCGGCACGGGCGGCCAGATCGTGATGAACTCCGGCTGGTTCATCGAGAGCCTTGTGTCGCAGACGCTCGTCGTCCACCTGCTGCGCACGCAGAAGATCCCGTTCCTGCAAAGCACGGCCGCGCTGCCGGTGCTGCTGTCGACGTTCACCGCGATCGCGATCGGCTGCTGGCTGCCGTTCTCGCCGTTCGCGGACGCGCTCGGCTTCATGCACCTGCCGGGCACCTTCTGGCTGTGGCTCGCCGCGACGATGGTCGGTTACATCCTGCTCGCGCAGATCGTCAAGACGATCTACGTGCGCCGCTACAAGCAGTGGTTCTGA
- a CDS encoding S8 family peptidase, with amino-acid sequence MRAKRLNIALARSAHARMLAGMLSAAALLPLAGCGGGGGDGSNPSPTTAAPAPTPTPAPAPAPTTPPNTSTSNTCTTQQAAVQMAAQTAPDEPPVDHLIVRLKPLTAARAMAAIDDGTRLDAVIQRSMTRWTAPVTGSARAYASTVAQTPLNVQVERTISNGAAVLSLGQRVAAADATALAQTFAADADVNYAEPDHPMKIRDTPSDPSYSQQWYLSDPNAGIDVPPAWNTTKGSPTVVTAVLDTGYRPHPDLVGNLLPGYSFITNVNTSNNGLSRGPDATDPGDWVTQQELDNASGPYYHCESEPSASSWHGTRVMGVIGATANNGIGIAGVSWLGRILPVRVLGKCGGVTSDIADAMRWAAGIPVTGVPTNPTPAKIINLSLGGVGACSATFQQAIDDVNAKGVTVVVAAGNDGLSTGLDQPANCRGVISVGATDATGRRASFSNFGANIALSAPGVNILSTANGGTTTPGGDTYGPASGTSLATPQVTGVAALMLAVNGNLTPTQIQQKLQGGTRAVKLAAGTSCTAMPAGSGILDARTAVASAN; translated from the coding sequence ATGAGAGCCAAACGTCTCAATATCGCGCTGGCGCGCTCCGCTCATGCGCGCATGCTCGCCGGCATGCTGTCTGCCGCCGCCCTCCTGCCCCTCGCCGGCTGCGGCGGCGGAGGCGGCGACGGCAGCAACCCGTCGCCGACCACCGCAGCACCGGCCCCCACCCCGACGCCAGCCCCCGCGCCCGCCCCGACGACCCCGCCCAACACGTCCACCAGCAACACCTGCACGACCCAGCAGGCCGCCGTGCAGATGGCCGCCCAGACCGCGCCCGACGAGCCGCCGGTCGATCACCTGATCGTCAGGCTGAAGCCACTGACGGCCGCGCGTGCGATGGCCGCCATCGACGACGGCACGCGGCTCGACGCGGTGATCCAGCGCTCGATGACGCGCTGGACGGCACCGGTGACCGGCAGCGCACGCGCGTATGCGAGCACGGTCGCGCAAACGCCGCTGAACGTGCAGGTCGAGCGGACGATCTCGAACGGCGCGGCCGTGCTGTCGCTCGGCCAGCGTGTCGCGGCCGCCGACGCAACGGCGCTCGCGCAGACATTCGCCGCCGACGCCGACGTCAACTACGCGGAACCGGATCACCCGATGAAGATCCGCGACACGCCGAGCGACCCCAGCTACAGCCAGCAATGGTATCTGTCCGACCCGAACGCCGGCATCGACGTGCCGCCCGCATGGAACACGACCAAGGGTTCGCCGACCGTCGTCACGGCCGTGCTCGACACCGGCTATCGGCCGCACCCCGACCTCGTCGGCAACCTGCTGCCCGGCTACAGCTTCATCACCAACGTCAACACCAGCAACAACGGCCTGTCGCGCGGCCCCGACGCGACCGACCCGGGCGACTGGGTCACGCAGCAGGAACTCGACAACGCGAGCGGCCCGTACTATCACTGCGAGAGCGAACCGAGCGCGAGTAGCTGGCACGGCACGCGCGTAATGGGCGTGATCGGCGCGACCGCCAACAACGGCATCGGCATCGCCGGCGTGTCGTGGCTCGGCCGGATCCTGCCGGTGCGCGTGCTCGGCAAGTGCGGCGGCGTGACGAGCGACATCGCCGACGCGATGCGCTGGGCGGCCGGCATTCCCGTCACTGGCGTACCGACGAACCCGACGCCGGCGAAAATCATCAACCTGAGCCTCGGCGGCGTCGGCGCGTGCAGCGCGACGTTCCAGCAGGCCATCGACGACGTGAACGCGAAGGGCGTGACCGTCGTCGTCGCTGCCGGCAACGACGGCCTGTCGACCGGGCTCGACCAGCCCGCGAACTGCCGCGGAGTGATCAGCGTAGGCGCGACCGACGCGACCGGCCGCCGCGCATCGTTCAGCAACTTCGGCGCCAACATCGCGCTGAGCGCGCCGGGCGTCAACATCCTGTCGACGGCCAACGGCGGCACGACGACGCCGGGTGGCGACACCTACGGCCCGGCGAGCGGCACGAGCCTCGCGACGCCGCAAGTGACGGGTGTCGCCGCACTGATGCTCGCGGTGAACGGCAACCTCACGCCCACGCAGATCCAGCAGAAGCTGCAAGGCGGCACGCGCGCGGTGAAGCTGGCGGCCGGCACGTCGTGCACCGCGATGCCGGCGGGCTCGGGCATTCTCGACGCACGGACCGCCGTCGCGTCGGCCAACTGA
- a CDS encoding glutamate/aspartate ABC transporter substrate-binding protein, translated as MDRRFRLLAVALSCALAGAAHAQALTGTLKKIKDTGIVSLGIRESSVPFSYSDNQQKNIGYSRDIASRIIDQLKTELNAPNLTVKEIPITSQNRIPLLQNGTIDFECGSTTNTLERQKQAAFSNSIFLYGIRFSTRKDSGVKDFSDLAGKTVATTAGTSDERLLRKLNEEKAMNMTIISAKDHAEAFMNVTTGRAVAFVMDEPLLYGEIAKDRNPGAYTVTGTPLVHENYACMMRRDDPPFKHVVDGVIAKMQTSGAAEKLYNQWFMQPIPPKGVSLGYPLSAEMKQLFRNPTDQAQY; from the coding sequence ATGGATCGCCGCTTCCGTTTGCTGGCCGTCGCGTTGTCCTGTGCGCTGGCGGGCGCCGCGCATGCGCAGGCCCTCACCGGCACGCTGAAGAAGATCAAGGACACGGGCATCGTGTCGCTGGGCATTCGAGAATCGTCGGTGCCGTTCTCGTATTCGGACAACCAGCAGAAGAACATCGGCTATTCGCGGGACATCGCGTCGCGCATCATCGACCAGTTGAAGACGGAGCTGAATGCGCCGAACCTCACGGTGAAGGAGATTCCGATCACGTCGCAGAACCGGATTCCGCTGCTGCAGAACGGGACGATCGATTTCGAATGCGGATCGACGACGAACACGCTCGAACGGCAGAAGCAGGCTGCGTTCTCGAACAGCATTTTTCTCTATGGCATCCGCTTCAGCACGCGCAAGGATTCGGGCGTAAAGGACTTTTCGGACCTGGCCGGCAAGACGGTCGCGACGACGGCCGGCACGTCGGACGAGCGCCTGCTGCGCAAGCTCAACGAAGAGAAGGCGATGAACATGACGATCATCAGCGCGAAGGATCACGCCGAAGCATTCATGAACGTCACGACCGGGCGCGCGGTGGCGTTCGTGATGGACGAGCCGCTGCTGTACGGCGAGATCGCGAAGGACCGCAATCCGGGCGCATATACGGTGACGGGCACGCCGCTCGTCCACGAAAACTACGCGTGCATGATGCGCAGGGACGATCCGCCGTTCAAGCACGTCGTCGACGGCGTGATCGCGAAGATGCAGACGTCGGGCGCGGCCGAGAAGCTCTACAACCAGTGGTTCATGCAGCCGATTCCGCCGAAGGGCGTGAGCCTCGGCTATCCGCTGTCGGCGGAGATGAAGCAGTTGTTCAGGAATCCGACGGACCAGGCGCAGTATTGA
- a CDS encoding multidrug effflux MFS transporter, with amino-acid sequence MNATLTPARESNSPRFLLFLICLFASAGQLAIDIYVPALPDMARSFATTPQAIQSSVSGYMAAYALGQLIFGPIADAYGRKRVLAFGLVIYTIGCLLSLGAQNLETFVLARCLQGFGIATTNLLAKAIITDSFSGQALMHAFTYMSIAWGLAPIVAPVIGAHLQEWFGWRACLVFLLVYSLVMWALLWRYRETLPKPVHLEPRTLIANAGKVLASPVFQSCFLAQGLCYSILLVFNIVGPFMVQTTLHKPPTFFGYLALGIGLMYFLGGLSNRIHGRGLPSAEQRLRIGARVMAGASVAMLVLALTVGLRVWTLATPVLVMGFCAGAMYPTLMAKGNSLFPHIAGLTSAILGCALLLVSSAMMGLAGFVSIHVLTPLAVFFVALSFIVVWMVTKLLRYLTQQQAATVVCGSGEAA; translated from the coding sequence ATGAACGCCACGCTCACTCCCGCGCGCGAGTCGAATTCGCCGCGTTTCCTGCTGTTCCTGATCTGCCTGTTCGCGTCCGCGGGCCAGCTCGCGATCGACATCTACGTGCCCGCGCTGCCCGACATGGCGCGTTCGTTCGCGACGACGCCGCAGGCGATCCAGTCGAGCGTGTCCGGCTACATGGCGGCCTACGCGCTCGGCCAGCTCATCTTCGGCCCGATCGCCGACGCATACGGGCGCAAACGCGTGCTTGCGTTCGGGCTCGTGATCTACACGATCGGCTGCCTGCTGTCGCTCGGCGCGCAGAACCTGGAGACGTTCGTGCTGGCGCGCTGCCTGCAGGGCTTCGGGATCGCGACCACCAACCTGCTCGCGAAGGCGATCATCACCGATTCGTTCTCCGGCCAGGCGCTGATGCATGCGTTCACGTACATGTCGATCGCGTGGGGGCTCGCGCCGATCGTCGCGCCGGTGATCGGCGCGCACCTTCAGGAATGGTTCGGCTGGCGCGCCTGCCTCGTGTTCCTGCTCGTCTACTCGCTGGTGATGTGGGCGTTGCTGTGGCGCTATCGGGAAACCTTGCCGAAACCGGTGCATCTCGAGCCGCGCACGCTGATCGCGAACGCGGGCAAGGTGCTGGCGAGCCCGGTGTTCCAGAGCTGCTTCCTCGCGCAGGGGCTGTGCTACAGCATCCTGCTCGTGTTCAACATCGTCGGGCCGTTCATGGTGCAGACCACGCTGCACAAGCCGCCGACGTTCTTCGGTTATCTCGCCCTCGGCATCGGACTGATGTATTTCCTCGGCGGCCTGTCGAACCGCATTCACGGGCGCGGGCTGCCCAGCGCCGAGCAACGGCTGCGCATCGGCGCGCGCGTGATGGCCGGTGCGTCGGTTGCGATGCTGGTGCTGGCGCTGACCGTCGGCCTGCGCGTGTGGACGCTCGCGACGCCGGTGCTCGTGATGGGTTTCTGCGCGGGCGCGATGTATCCGACGCTGATGGCCAAGGGCAATTCGCTGTTTCCGCACATCGCGGGCCTGACGAGCGCGATCCTCGGGTGCGCGCTGCTGCTCGTGTCGTCCGCGATGATGGGGCTGGCCGGCTTCGTGTCGATCCACGTGCTGACACCGCTCGCGGTGTTTTTCGTCGCGCTGTCGTTCATCGTCGTATGGATGGTGACGAAGCTGCTGCGGTACCTGACGCAGCAGCAGGCCGCGACCGTCGTGTGCGGGAGCGGGGAAGCCGCGTAA
- a CDS encoding GNAT family N-acetyltransferase, which translates to MSLILLNRVARSDATDLIAANRASRSHHLPWVDSFTDQAGFDQWFARCLTGPNVGLVARERASGAVVGVVNVNEIVGGVFQSAYLGYYGMADFSRKGLMTDALRAAIGIAFSELGLHRLEANIQPGNHASIALVRRLGFRKEGFSPRYLRIGGEWCDHERWALLADDANEAGA; encoded by the coding sequence ATGAGCCTGATCCTGCTGAATCGCGTCGCCCGATCCGACGCCACCGACCTGATCGCCGCCAACCGCGCGAGCCGGAGCCACCATCTGCCGTGGGTCGACTCGTTCACCGACCAGGCGGGATTCGACCAATGGTTCGCCCGCTGCCTGACGGGGCCGAATGTCGGCCTCGTCGCGCGGGAACGGGCGTCCGGGGCGGTGGTCGGTGTGGTGAACGTCAACGAGATCGTCGGCGGCGTGTTTCAGAGCGCGTATCTCGGGTACTACGGGATGGCGGATTTCAGCCGCAAGGGGCTGATGACCGACGCGCTGCGCGCGGCGATCGGCATCGCGTTCAGCGAGCTCGGGCTGCATCGGCTCGAAGCGAACATCCAGCCCGGCAACCACGCGTCGATCGCGCTGGTTCGTCGGCTCGGTTTCCGGAAAGAGGGGTTTTCGCCGCGCTATCTGCGCATCGGCGGCGAATGGTGCGACCACGAACGGTGGGCGCTGCTGGCCGACGACGCGAACGAAGCGGGCGCCTGA
- the pbpC gene encoding penicillin-binding protein 1C codes for MIDRVLPRPARFAGRVFVAVVLAAPLVAHALPGYDDVRRTWRSSDWVLLARDGTPLQRTRVDLTERRGDWVSLADVSPAFREAIVVSEDKRFYEHSGVDWRGIAGAAWGNLWNERTRGASTVTMQLAGLLSDSPRRSGQRSLPQKATQAMNALLLERGWRKDQILETYLNLVPFRGETVGLGALSQVLFGKAPSGLDAREAAIAAALVRAPNATPAKVAERACRILRDMHAEQACASLDGYVQLVTARPANAIRDDGAALAPHFARRIAAEVRPAAGAQVRTTLDAPLQRFARDTLMRALTELNAPAHRRNVQDGAVVVIDNATGEIRAWVGSSGALSSARDVDAVLAPRQAGSTLKPFLYAQAIDERRLTAASLLDDAPINLAAGGGLYIPQNYDKDFKGWVSVRSALGGSLNVPAVRTLVLVTPHRFARTLTALGLPLAQEGDYYGFSLALGSADVTLLSLTNAYRALANGGVARKAVDLPAPAPASGASAPAHADGGTRVFSEAASFVVTDILSDNNARVRTFGFDNPLATRFFSAVKTGTSKDMRDNWTVGFTSRYTVGVWVGNADGSPMWDVSGVTGASPVWSAVVGYLHRDLPSRAPHAPAGVETRRITFERDVEPARNEWFIAGTAVDTIRLAAPVTPGKDGARAPLTIGAPTDGTIFAIDPDIPPKNQRIWFERSAGRAARFAWRLDDKVIGHADRVAWMPWPGRHRLELVDARGNVADAISFEVRGAFAKTAARKP; via the coding sequence ATGATCGATCGGGTCTTGCCGCGGCCGGCGCGTTTCGCCGGCCGCGTATTCGTCGCCGTCGTGCTGGCCGCGCCGCTCGTCGCGCATGCGCTGCCGGGCTACGACGACGTGCGCCGCACCTGGCGCAGTTCCGACTGGGTGCTGCTCGCGCGCGACGGCACGCCGCTGCAGCGCACGCGCGTCGACCTCACCGAACGGCGCGGCGACTGGGTGTCGCTCGCGGACGTATCGCCCGCGTTCCGCGAGGCGATCGTCGTCTCCGAGGACAAGCGCTTCTACGAACACAGCGGCGTCGACTGGCGCGGCATCGCCGGCGCCGCGTGGGGCAACCTGTGGAACGAGCGCACGCGCGGCGCGTCGACCGTGACGATGCAGCTCGCCGGGCTGCTCAGCGATTCGCCCCGCCGCTCGGGCCAGCGCTCGCTGCCGCAAAAGGCCACGCAGGCCATGAACGCGCTACTGCTCGAACGCGGCTGGCGCAAGGACCAGATCCTCGAGACGTACCTGAATCTCGTGCCGTTCCGCGGCGAGACGGTCGGGCTCGGCGCGCTGTCGCAGGTGCTGTTCGGCAAGGCGCCGTCGGGCCTCGACGCGCGCGAAGCCGCGATCGCGGCCGCACTCGTCCGTGCGCCCAACGCGACGCCCGCGAAGGTCGCCGAGCGCGCATGCCGGATCCTGCGCGACATGCATGCCGAGCAGGCGTGCGCGTCGCTCGACGGCTACGTGCAGCTCGTCACCGCGCGTCCGGCCAACGCCATCCGCGACGACGGCGCCGCCCTCGCCCCGCACTTCGCGCGGCGCATTGCGGCCGAGGTCAGGCCGGCGGCCGGCGCGCAGGTCCGCACGACGCTCGATGCGCCGTTGCAGCGCTTTGCGCGCGACACGCTGATGCGCGCGCTGACCGAACTCAACGCGCCCGCGCACCGGCGCAACGTGCAGGACGGCGCGGTCGTCGTGATCGACAATGCGACCGGCGAGATTCGCGCGTGGGTCGGATCGTCGGGCGCGTTGTCGAGTGCGCGCGATGTCGACGCCGTGCTCGCGCCGCGCCAGGCCGGCTCGACGCTCAAGCCGTTCCTCTATGCGCAGGCAATCGACGAAAGGCGGCTGACCGCCGCGTCGCTGCTCGACGACGCGCCGATCAACCTCGCCGCCGGCGGCGGCCTGTACATTCCGCAGAACTACGACAAGGATTTCAAGGGCTGGGTGAGCGTGCGCAGCGCGCTCGGCGGCTCGCTGAACGTGCCGGCCGTGCGCACGCTCGTGCTCGTCACGCCGCACCGCTTCGCCCGCACGCTGACCGCGCTCGGCCTGCCGCTCGCGCAGGAAGGCGACTATTACGGCTTCAGCCTCGCGCTCGGGAGTGCCGACGTCACGCTGCTGTCGCTGACCAACGCGTATCGCGCGCTCGCGAACGGCGGCGTCGCGCGCAAGGCCGTCGACCTGCCCGCGCCGGCACCGGCGTCCGGTGCATCGGCACCCGCGCATGCGGACGGCGGCACGCGCGTGTTCAGCGAAGCGGCCAGCTTCGTCGTCACCGACATCCTCTCCGACAACAATGCGCGCGTACGCACGTTCGGCTTCGACAACCCGCTCGCGACGCGCTTCTTCTCGGCGGTCAAGACCGGCACGAGCAAGGACATGCGCGACAACTGGACCGTCGGCTTCACGTCGCGCTATACGGTCGGCGTGTGGGTCGGCAACGCGGATGGCTCGCCGATGTGGGACGTGTCGGGCGTCACGGGCGCGTCGCCCGTGTGGTCGGCCGTCGTCGGCTACCTGCACCGCGACCTGCCGAGCCGGGCACCGCACGCGCCGGCCGGCGTCGAGACGCGCCGCATCACGTTCGAGCGCGACGTCGAGCCGGCGCGCAACGAGTGGTTCATCGCGGGAACGGCGGTCGACACGATCCGGCTCGCCGCGCCCGTCACGCCGGGCAAGGACGGTGCGCGCGCACCGTTGACGATCGGCGCGCCGACCGACGGCACGATTTTCGCGATCGACCCGGACATTCCGCCGAAGAACCAGCGGATCTGGTTCGAACGCTCGGCCGGACGCGCCGCGCGGTTCGCGTGGCGGCTCGACGACAAGGTGATCGGCCATGCCGACCGCGTCGCGTGGATGCCATGGCCGGGCCGGCACCGGCTCGAACTCGTCGACGCGCGCGGCAACGTCGCGGATGCGATCAGCTTCGAGGTGCGCGGCGCGTTCGCGAAGACGGCCGCGCGCAAGCCTTGA